The sequence below is a genomic window from Prosthecobacter dejongeii.
AATGAATTCTATTCGCTCCAAGATGCTGTGAAGTAGCGACAGTAATTCGTGCTCAGGCAGTCCACTTGCAGAGACAATGCGTTCTTTATGCTTAAAGATCTCTACGAAAACGTACTTTGGGCAAAGAAAACGGGTGTTTGGCAATGAGGCGAAAGCGCGCCGTAAATGATGGTTTGCCGCGATCAATTCTGAGAAGATGCGATTGGCATCAATGACCACACAGGCACTCATCCGGCATCTACCTGCGCCAAAATTCTTTCGCGATTTCGAGACCACCAGGAGGAATCCACCTCCTGCGCCAGAGCTTCGGCGTCTTGTTGGGAAAACCGACTCTGCCGGGCGGTCCACTCCGCTTTGACGAAGGCAATAAAACTGGCCTCATCTGCATGTGGAAGTGCCTTCTCAGGGAATGAGAAAACGATGCGACCATCGGTGTGCAAAGTATCCAATGTTGCGGACATGGTCAGTAACTTAACCTCCGCTTTTTAAAATTCAACGCATGAGTTTGATTGAGCAACCCTACTTTTTCGCAGGCGCTGCCGGGCCGGTGCCCTGAGGATTTTTGGTGCCAGGGCGCTCGATCTTTTTTGCGCCGGCGGGCAGGGTGGTGGGATCAAAGGGGAGGACAGGGACCTGTTTAAGTACCTTGAGCCGCAGGTCTTTGATCTGGACGGTGTTGGCATTGCCGCGATGGAGTTGGATGGCCAGCAGGCCCTCCAGGGTGCGACCTTTGGCGTCGTGATCCACCAACTCCGAGGTGGTCTGGCAATTGACCTGATGAATGAGGTGATTGCCACGGGCAATGATGGTGTAGTCGTTCCACTGAGCGACATCCACTTTCACGGGCTCGTGCTCGTTGGTGAGCCAGCGCGTGCCTTCAGGATCAAGCAGCACGTTTTTGCCATTGAGGCCGAAGATGCCACGGCCCTTTTCCTCATAGGTCATGCCGGTGTGCTCAAGGGCCGGATGGATATCGAGCTGATAACCCGCGATGCCCCAGGGGCCAGCCTCCGGTAGCGGACGGCTGCGATACTGGATGCCAGAGTTGTTGTCCCCAATCACGCGCATCGTGGCCTTCAATTCAAAGTCCTTCACCTGCCCCCCGCGCCAGATGAGGAAGGTGTTGTTCACCGGACTGTCCGGGCCCGTACAGATGCCTGTCACAAGACCCTCTTCTACCTTCCAGAGTTTCGGATCGCCGTCCCAGCCGCTGAGGTCCTTGCCATTGAATAGCTCGACAAAACCCTCCGCGTCTTTGTCCTGAGCGAAGCCAGGAGTGATGAGGGCGATGGAAGTAATAACAAGAAGAATAGGTTTCATGATTTAAAGCCAGAGATAAAAAGAAGAGACTGTATATCGTGTGCTTTACGACAACGTGTTGCGATCAATTCTATGTCCAATAACCAGCCTTGGCATAGCACGTATCAGTCACTAATATACCCACAACATGATGAAAAAGGCTTTCCTCATAGCACTTCTCTGTATTTCCTCTTTCTGTGCCGGAGCCATGTACGTCAGCAAGCATGAAAAAGGAAATCGTGAGTTCGAAGAATCACGGCATCTTGCTTCGATTGCGCGACTTCGCCAAAATATTTATGGTCCCAACTTGTTTCATTGGAAATCTGAGTTGTCAGAAGCCAATCGAAAACTGTCAAAGTTTGATGCTTCAATCAGCAAAGGCTTTATGACCCTTTCATATCGTGGAGGGCTAGGAGCTTCTAACATCTCGCTTCGAGTGAGTGGGGATGGCTCTATCTATGTTTTAGAACCGGGCCAAGAAAATCGTTTGGTATGTCCACCAAATCCGCAACGAGGAGCCGATTTTTTCAAACGAGTCCTGAAGAGTGGCATTCTCAATTATTCGGATGCAGTGATCGACCTAAAGGTGGATTTGCTAACACCTCTGCGGCATGCTTCGGTTTCGGACTCGCCTCAAACCATTTTTGATATCGTCATTCCTGAACTGGATGTGGATTGCCACTTTGCAGTTTATGCCCCGGAAGTTAAGTCGCAAAACTATCCGGACATTATCGAATACAAATTGGCGCTAGAAATCGAAAAAACGATATTACAACTTGTTCCGCCAGATGACCCATTTTGGAATTAGCTTGGCCACATTTTTACTTATAGTGGCCACCAACCAGCCACGGCAAGTTAATCACAGGATCCCCGCAGCTTGACGGATGGCCTCAAGAACCGCCGGGCCGTAAGGTCGGTGTGGGGATCGCACCCCTTCCAAAAGGGCGGACTCCAGGGCTGGTGATTCATCGCATTCCTGACGTTCCAAAACTCGCAAAGCCGTTCTCACCACATCTGCTTCGTCGGCATAACGACCAGTATGCACCAAGTGCTGAACAAATGGGTCAAGTCCTGGGGGATGGGCGATTTCCATGCTTCAGTATTCTCTCACTCGAGGAGAATGGAATACATCAATGAATTTGCCTTTTTCATCAGCGCCAATATACAGGTCAAAGAATGAAGACCCTACTGCTCTTTTTGATGCTGGCTGTGAATTGTAGCTTCGCAGTAGAACCGCTGATTGTCCTGACTCCCAAAAGCGAGGAAGCCGAGGAGTATGATTATGGCGAGCAACTCATTGAGAAGTTCAATTTGCTGTTGGAGAAAGACTCGCTTTTGAAAGAGCAGTTTGAGGAACTGGAGAGTGCACCCAAGGAACGAGCTGGTGGCAGATACGGGGGATTCAGCCAATCCTCATTTATTTTACATCGCTCTGAAGATTTTGATTTTGGCAGACAAGGAAGCTTTAGCAACTATCGCCAAACCGTCGTCATCCATTACGCATTTGATGAAGGGGGACGTAAAAGTATGATGTCCACGACCGGCGTTTTTGCCATCTTCCATCTCACTGGGAAAAAGATGTATAACTATTCTGAAAAGAAAGAGGAGTGGGAAATTTTAACCCATGAAGTGAGCGCTAAATTTAAGGAGTTTAGCAAAACCTTAAATGCCGATGAAAAACCCGGGGAGGATAAATAAATCTCGATCCTTAACTCTGAATTCTGGCATTTTTCGTGGTCCGGCCCATCATCGGCTTTCACACCCACATGACCACCACCCGCAAGACCCCTGAACAACTGCGCTCCTGGCGCTGGTATGGCCGCGATGAACTCCGTTCCTTTGGGCATCGCTCGCGGGCGAAGCAGTCGGGCTGGGGCGCGGAAGACTATGTGGGCAAGCCGATCATCGGCATCCTCAACACGTGGTCGGAACAAAACTCCTGCCACATGCACCTGAAGCTGACGGCGGATGGCGTGCGCCGGGGCATTTTGCAGGCGGGCGGGCACCCCATGGAGATCCCGGTGCTTTCGGCAGGCGAGATGCTGACAAAACCGACGGCGATGTTTCACCGCAATCTGCTAGCCAT
It includes:
- a CDS encoding type II toxin-antitoxin system ParD family antitoxin, whose protein sequence is MEIAHPPGLDPFVQHLVHTGRYADEADVVRTALRVLERQECDESPALESALLEGVRSPHRPYGPAVLEAIRQAAGIL
- a CDS encoding 3-keto-disaccharide hydrolase, producing the protein MKPILLVITSIALITPGFAQDKDAEGFVELFNGKDLSGWDGDPKLWKVEEGLVTGICTGPDSPVNNTFLIWRGGQVKDFELKATMRVIGDNNSGIQYRSRPLPEAGPWGIAGYQLDIHPALEHTGMTYEEKGRGIFGLNGKNVLLDPEGTRWLTNEHEPVKVDVAQWNDYTIIARGNHLIHQVNCQTTSELVDHDAKGRTLEGLLAIQLHRGNANTVQIKDLRLKVLKQVPVLPFDPTTLPAGAKKIERPGTKNPQGTGPAAPAKK
- a CDS encoding PIN domain-containing protein; its protein translation is MVIDANRIFSELIAANHHLRRAFASLPNTRFLCPKYVFVEIFKHKERIVSASGLPEHELLSLLHSILERIEFIDEDSIRLGSWTESWRLCRDVDENDTAYVALTLDMDALFWTSDRVLETGLRKKGFTRFFTPLW